The Dokdonella koreensis DS-123 genome has a segment encoding these proteins:
- a CDS encoding PQQ-dependent sugar dehydrogenase, with the protein MAVRSRGWGRIVLGIGLAWATAGQAQLPSDLALVPVVTSGLVNPTAIASPRDGSGRMFILERSGRIRVLNAAGTLLSTPYYTRDVNTGDVEQGLLGIAFDPSFASNGTLYIVYGGTPAEQRGLILRRLVASDPAANVFSGSQAQVLRVPELSYNHNGGDIHFGTDGHLYWSIGSGGGEPADHAHAQALGDLRGKILRLDVRNPTGSASAGMCGATQGQSAQYSIPAGNPFTGTGQCREVWLYGLRNPWRFSIDRATGDLWIGDVGVNREEIDRYVAGGNRNFGYPRCQASQYYPPTGSNDCPAATGTAPPLFEYPGGQNLRCAVTGGLRYRGSIAGLRGIYVFGDSCSSEILLGTQAGSGSWSYAPFPSGIPVGYGTVAAFGEGENGRLYVVDHQDGRIFRLYSSQENEDVVFISGFE; encoded by the coding sequence ATGGCCGTCCGTTCACGCGGGTGGGGTCGTATCGTCCTGGGAATCGGTCTGGCCTGGGCGACGGCAGGGCAGGCGCAGCTGCCGTCCGACCTGGCCCTGGTGCCGGTGGTCACCAGCGGGCTGGTCAACCCGACGGCCATCGCCAGTCCGCGCGACGGCAGCGGTCGCATGTTCATCCTGGAGCGGTCAGGCCGCATCCGCGTACTGAACGCCGCCGGCACGCTGCTGTCGACGCCGTACTACACGCGCGACGTCAACACCGGTGACGTCGAGCAGGGCTTGCTCGGCATCGCCTTCGATCCGTCCTTTGCGAGCAACGGCACGCTGTACATCGTCTACGGCGGCACGCCCGCCGAGCAGCGCGGACTGATCCTGCGCCGGCTGGTCGCCTCCGATCCGGCGGCCAACGTGTTTTCCGGCAGCCAGGCGCAGGTGCTGCGGGTGCCGGAGCTGAGCTACAACCACAACGGCGGCGACATCCATTTCGGCACCGACGGCCATCTGTACTGGAGCATCGGTTCCGGTGGCGGCGAGCCGGCCGACCACGCGCACGCCCAGGCGCTGGGCGACCTGCGCGGCAAGATCCTGCGCCTGGACGTGCGCAATCCGACCGGATCGGCCTCGGCCGGCATGTGTGGCGCGACGCAGGGGCAGTCTGCGCAGTACTCGATCCCGGCCGGCAATCCGTTCACCGGCACCGGGCAATGCCGCGAGGTCTGGCTGTACGGCCTGCGCAATCCGTGGCGCTTCAGCATCGACCGCGCCACCGGCGACCTGTGGATCGGCGACGTCGGTGTCAATCGCGAGGAAATCGACCGCTACGTCGCCGGCGGCAACCGCAACTTCGGCTATCCGCGCTGCCAGGCCAGCCAGTACTACCCGCCCACCGGCAGCAACGACTGTCCCGCGGCGACGGGAACCGCGCCGCCGCTGTTCGAGTACCCGGGCGGCCAGAACCTGCGCTGCGCGGTGACCGGCGGCCTTCGCTATCGCGGCTCGATCGCCGGCCTGCGCGGCATCTACGTGTTCGGCGACTCGTGCTCGAGCGAGATCCTGCTCGGCACGCAGGCGGGCAGCGGCAGCTGGTCCTACGCGCCGTTCCCGTCCGGCATCCCGGTGGGCTACGGCACCGTCGCGGCGTTCGGCGAGGGCGAGAACGGGCGGCTCTACGTGGTCGACCATCAGGATGGACGGATCTTCCGGCTGTACTCCTCGCAGGAGAACGAAGACGTCGTCTTCATCTCCGGGTTCGAGTAG
- a CDS encoding NAD(P)-dependent oxidoreductase — protein sequence MSELKAGFVGLGAMGHPMAAHLARAGLLQAVWTRTPEKARAAAAEWDLTPAADLADLAARCNVIALCVPADADVLADVAVIARHAAPGTIVVDHSTVSSVTAQEARQRMVAAGGDFVDAPVSGGVEGAINGRLSVMVGGDEAAVARVRPLLDCYAARISHLGGSGAGQNAKAVNQVLVAGIAAAVCEGLALAEKLGLDGETLIPTLAAGAAGNWFLDKRGATLLRDEFSVGFKLALLHKDLKIVRELARSAGTDRSVIEKALADYAVLMAQGHGDEDISALIRLKRRPGA from the coding sequence ATGAGTGAACTGAAAGCGGGTTTCGTCGGCCTCGGCGCCATGGGCCACCCGATGGCCGCGCACCTGGCCCGCGCCGGGCTGCTGCAGGCGGTCTGGACGCGCACGCCCGAAAAGGCCCGGGCGGCCGCGGCCGAATGGGACCTCACGCCGGCGGCCGACCTCGCCGACCTGGCCGCGCGCTGCAACGTCATCGCCCTGTGCGTACCGGCCGACGCCGACGTCCTGGCCGACGTCGCGGTCATCGCCCGGCACGCGGCGCCGGGTACGATCGTGGTGGATCATTCGACCGTCTCCTCGGTCACCGCGCAGGAGGCCCGCCAGCGGATGGTCGCGGCCGGCGGCGACTTCGTCGACGCGCCGGTGTCCGGCGGCGTCGAGGGCGCGATCAACGGGCGCCTGTCGGTGATGGTCGGCGGCGACGAAGCGGCGGTGGCGCGGGTCCGGCCGCTGCTGGACTGCTATGCGGCACGGATCAGCCATCTCGGCGGCAGCGGCGCCGGCCAGAACGCCAAGGCGGTCAACCAGGTGCTGGTGGCCGGCATCGCGGCGGCGGTCTGCGAAGGGCTGGCCCTGGCCGAGAAGCTCGGCCTCGACGGCGAGACGCTGATTCCGACGCTGGCGGCCGGTGCCGCCGGCAACTGGTTCCTCGACAAGCGCGGCGCCACCTTGCTGCGTGACGAGTTCTCGGTCGGCTTCAAGCTGGCCCTGCTGCACAAGGACCTGAAGATCGTGCGCGAACTGGCCCGTTCGGCCGGTACCGATCGCAGCGTCATCGAGAAGGCCCTGGCCGACTACGCCGTGCTGATGGCGCAGGGGCACGGCGACGAGGACATCTCGGCGCTGATCCGGCTCAAGCGCCGGCCGGGTGCCTGA
- the speA gene encoding biosynthetic arginine decarboxylase gives MTTPFSIEDARHTYSIPHWSEGYFDVGAGGTVLVRPRGEGGPALDLHEVVNAARAHGCRLPLLVRFADILNDRRARLQAAFRRAMDEWDYAGGYTSIYPIKVNQQKNVAGELAANGAEGFGLEAGSKPELMAVLALARHGSIVICNGYKDREYVRLALIGRKLGLDIFIVVEKPSELRYVIEEAAALGVEPLLGVRMRLKSLGAGKWQNSGGDKAKFGLTPRQLLTLIDELQAAGLSHTLKLLHFHMGSQMSNVRDIARGMREAVRYFVELSQLGLPIRYMDVGGGLGVDYEGTRSRSDCSINYGLDQYASSVVGALAEACAANGLAPPHVLTESGRALTAHHAVLVVNVSEIEQAPTGAVPPEREDEPAVLRRLREAHAEIGLRPATELYHEAQYHLSEGQSLYALGQLSLADRAQLDDLYYAIVNAVRERLKPDERSHRQVLDELNETLVDKYFVNFSVFESAPDIWAIDQVFPIVPVTRLDRRPERRGVIADLTCDSDGRIDRYVDADGIDVSLPLHAVEDGQPYLLGLFMVGAYQETLGDIHNLFGDTDAVNVKLDGEVYAFTHVRRGDTTDLMLDYVGYDLGDLRQAYRDKLAAAGLDAGEAAALEAALEAGLTGYTYLAEDA, from the coding sequence ATGACGACGCCCTTCAGCATCGAAGACGCCCGCCATACCTACTCGATCCCGCACTGGAGCGAAGGCTATTTCGACGTCGGCGCGGGCGGCACGGTCCTCGTGCGTCCACGCGGTGAAGGGGGGCCGGCGCTGGATCTGCACGAGGTCGTGAACGCCGCGCGGGCGCACGGCTGCCGGCTTCCGCTGCTGGTGCGCTTCGCCGACATCCTGAACGACCGCCGTGCCCGGCTGCAGGCCGCCTTCCGCCGCGCCATGGACGAATGGGACTACGCCGGCGGCTATACCTCGATCTATCCGATCAAGGTCAACCAGCAGAAGAACGTGGCCGGCGAACTGGCCGCCAACGGCGCGGAAGGCTTCGGCCTGGAAGCCGGCTCCAAGCCGGAGCTGATGGCCGTGCTGGCGCTGGCGCGCCACGGCAGCATCGTCATCTGCAACGGCTACAAGGATCGCGAGTACGTCCGGCTGGCGCTGATCGGGCGCAAGCTGGGCCTGGACATCTTCATCGTCGTCGAGAAGCCCTCGGAGCTGCGCTACGTCATCGAGGAGGCCGCAGCGCTCGGCGTGGAACCGCTGCTCGGCGTGCGCATGCGCCTGAAGAGCCTGGGTGCCGGCAAGTGGCAGAACTCCGGCGGCGACAAGGCCAAGTTCGGCCTGACGCCGCGCCAGCTGCTGACGCTGATCGACGAGCTGCAGGCGGCCGGTCTCTCGCACACGCTCAAGCTGCTGCATTTCCACATGGGATCGCAGATGTCGAACGTGCGCGACATCGCGCGCGGCATGCGCGAGGCGGTGCGCTACTTCGTGGAGCTTTCGCAGCTCGGGCTGCCGATCCGCTACATGGACGTCGGCGGCGGCCTCGGCGTGGACTACGAAGGCACGCGCTCGCGCTCGGACTGCTCGATCAACTACGGCCTGGACCAGTACGCCTCGAGCGTGGTGGGCGCGCTGGCCGAGGCCTGCGCGGCCAACGGCCTGGCGCCGCCGCACGTCCTGACCGAGTCGGGCCGTGCGCTGACCGCCCATCACGCGGTACTGGTCGTCAACGTCAGCGAGATCGAGCAGGCACCGACCGGTGCCGTGCCGCCCGAGCGCGAGGACGAGCCGGCCGTGCTGCGCCGGCTGCGCGAAGCGCACGCCGAGATCGGCCTGCGCCCGGCGACCGAGCTCTATCACGAGGCGCAGTACCACCTGTCCGAAGGCCAGTCGCTCTACGCGCTGGGCCAGCTCTCGCTGGCCGACCGCGCCCAGCTCGACGACCTCTACTACGCGATCGTCAACGCGGTGCGCGAGCGCCTCAAGCCCGACGAGCGCTCGCACCGGCAGGTGCTCGACGAGCTCAACGAGACGCTGGTGGACAAGTATTTCGTCAACTTCTCGGTGTTCGAGTCGGCGCCGGACATCTGGGCGATCGACCAGGTGTTCCCGATCGTGCCGGTCACCCGCCTCGATCGCCGGCCCGAGCGCCGCGGCGTGATCGCCGACCTGACCTGCGACTCGGACGGCCGCATCGACCGCTACGTCGATGCCGACGGCATCGACGTCAGCCTGCCGCTGCACGCGGTCGAGGACGGGCAGCCGTACCTGCTGGGCCTGTTCATGGTGGGTGCCTACCAGGAGACGCTCGGCGACATCCACAACCTGTTCGGTGACACCGACGCGGTCAACGTCAAGCTGGACGGCGAGGTCTATGCGTTCACCCACGTGCGCCGCGGCGACACCACCGACCTGATGCTCGACTACGTCGGCTACGACCTCGGCGATCTGCGCCAGGCCTACCGCGACAAGCTGGCCGCGGCCGGCCTCGACGCCGGCGAGGCGGCGGCGCTGGAGGCGGCGCTGGAAGCGGGCCTGACCGGCTACACCTACCTGGCCGAAGACGCCTGA
- the speE gene encoding polyamine aminopropyltransferase, which produces MSSTESNWFTEAYEPSGSSIGFRVTERLHAEKTPFQTIEIYDSTDWGKLMVIDGCMMLTARDNFLYHEMIAHPALFTHARAKRVVIIGGGDCGTLREVLRHEEVEHAVQVEIDERVTRLAEKYFPELCEANGDPRAELKFDDGIKYMADCEPESVDLVIVDSTDPVGPAEGLFNAAFYASCFKALRPAGLLVQQSESPLAHLELIKSMRMAMRSAGFQAVKTLPFPQPCYPTGWWSCTMARKGADLSGFRERGAATKQFATRYYNADIHKAALALPEFMREALGE; this is translated from the coding sequence ATGTCCAGCACCGAATCGAACTGGTTCACCGAAGCCTATGAGCCGTCCGGCTCGTCGATCGGGTTCCGCGTGACCGAGCGTCTGCATGCGGAGAAGACGCCGTTCCAGACGATCGAGATCTACGACTCGACGGACTGGGGCAAGCTGATGGTCATCGACGGCTGCATGATGCTGACCGCGCGCGACAACTTCCTCTATCACGAGATGATCGCGCACCCCGCGCTGTTCACGCATGCCCGCGCCAAGCGCGTCGTCATCATCGGCGGCGGCGATTGCGGCACCTTGCGCGAAGTGCTGCGCCACGAGGAAGTCGAGCACGCGGTGCAGGTGGAGATCGACGAGCGCGTCACGCGCCTGGCGGAGAAGTACTTCCCCGAACTGTGCGAAGCCAACGGCGACCCGCGCGCGGAACTCAAGTTCGACGACGGCATCAAGTACATGGCCGACTGCGAGCCCGAATCGGTCGATCTGGTCATCGTCGATTCCACCGACCCGGTCGGCCCCGCCGAGGGCCTGTTCAACGCCGCGTTCTACGCCAGCTGCTTCAAGGCGCTGCGCCCGGCCGGCCTGCTGGTGCAGCAGAGCGAGTCGCCGCTGGCGCACCTGGAGCTGATCAAGTCGATGCGGATGGCGATGCGCAGCGCCGGCTTCCAGGCCGTCAAGACGCTGCCGTTCCCGCAGCCGTGCTACCCGACCGGCTGGTGGAGCTGCACGATGGCGCGCAAGGGCGCCGACCTTTCCGGCTTCCGCGAACGCGGCGCCGCGACCAAGCAGTTCGCCACGCGCTACTACAACGCCGACATCCACAAGGCCGCGCTGGCCCTGCCGGAGTTCATGCGCGAGGCGCTGGGCGAATAA